From the genome of Sordaria macrospora chromosome 7, complete sequence:
CAGACAGTGTCCAATAACACCGCTTGAGCACCGATAAGTGCTGACTGTCTGTTCCAGTTGCCCTGCCCCCGCGCCAGGGGGTGAAGCCACTGTACAAGTAACTGCAAGCCCGTCACAGCGCTGGAACCCTCACCAAATGCACTTTCCAATTGTTTGTCTGCATGTCTTGGaattccttctttcttcactATCGAAATCACACAAACATCCATCCCAAAAAGCTTGACCGCTATTGTttctagaggtacctctagtctCTCTGTTTCCGTAATTAGCAATCTCGCATCTTTTAAGGTTTCGAGTCATGTCGCCTTTCCGAACCGTCCAGCACTACACTGTCTGACGGTCCGTCAGTGGTCCTGAACTCCTGATAACGGAACCCGCGGAAGTTATCATGGCTTACGGCAGGGTCTTGTAAGTCGTGATATCCTATTGGTCATCTTTCTGAGTTCATCCCGTCAAGcagtcaacaaccaccaccaggccGTCTTGGACTCTTTCAAGGAGTCTTGGCCAATATCTACGATATACAaattcaacaaggccaagacggcAGTTGAGACGGTCATAGAGCTTGAAGACGCGGCAAAAGAAAGATGTTGGTAAAATGTTGTATCATGTATTCCAATAGCTAACTCTCAAACTCCTTGCAATGATATGCTCCTCCGTAGAAAAAGCGTGATACCGATGTAAACCAAAAAAGGGAAACAGACGGTCAGGATCTTGTGTTTCTAACACCAGTCCCCCTCCATCCATGATTCCTTCGAACCAACAAAAACCATGCTTCAAAGATACCCAAGATACCCAAAAATGCAAAACATCTCGTTgccggccccggccccggacATGTCATGTCAATGCCCTTTGCCCGTTCGGCTCGCTCAACACCCGAGCGATGCGCAAACTTGCCAAGACATCCCGCGACCTTGCCAAGCCGAGCGACCATCTCAACCCGTTTCTTGGTCTTTGCTTGGTTGCCCCTTGGCGACCGGGGACTCGCTCAAAACTTCCCCgcaaacaccaacaccaacgtcAACCTTGTTCTTAATCCTCGATATTGTTGAGTTTCTTTAGTCTACTGCGCAGCAGCAATCTCCGCCTCGCCATCCTGTCCAAACACAAGCTGACCATGCTTGCCTCTAACAACATGGTCACCTGagatcgtcgaggaggactTGTGAGCCGTGCCGCACCCGAGCTCCTTGATGCGTCCGCAGCCGATATCAAAGAACACACCATGGACCTCGAGGCCGCGCTCCGCAATGGCTTCCCGGATCGTAGGGTTGTTCATGAGCACCTTGATTCCCGCCTCGACGTTGAGCTGGGCAATGCGGATGACacgctccttctcgtcggTGATGGCGTCGAGCTCCTCGGCGTGGTTGTAGCGGACCGTCTTGAGAGGGAGCAGCCAGGTGTCAAGGACACCGCCGATGCGGCCGTCCGAGAGAGCGCCCGCGGCGCCGCCGCAGGCCGAGTGGCCGCAGAGAACAATGTGCTTGACCTTGAGGTGGGCGACAGCGTACTCGATCACGgcagtggtgttgatgtcggtgGGGGAGACAATGTTGGCGATGTTGCGGTGGACAAAGACGTCACCGGGTTGCATGCCCAAGATTGTGGTCTCGGGGCAGCGAGAATCAGAGCAACCGATCCAGACTGTTGTGACCATGTTAGAATGGATCGAAGAGGGACAAGGGAAGTGGGATAGAATCAAGACTTACGGATCTCGGGAGCCTGGCCGCCAGCCAGCTTGGGGAAGAAGTGGGGGTTTTGATGGGCCTTGTAGCCAGCCCAAGCATTGTTGGAGCTCAAGGCATAGTGGAAGGTGTTCTCGGGAGACATGTTTTGAAATATGAAAACAAGAGTTTGGGTATCGAAAGTTgctgaagaggacgaggcaAGAATACGTCACGCTAAAACTATTAGTTGGTGTTAGCCAGCTGTGTTATGCAAAAGCGAGAAGGTGCAGCAGGGGGCTGAAAGCGGGGGGGGGGACGAACTTGAGACTTTGGACAAGAGGGTTGCTCGAGTGAAGAcagagaggaggatgaatgATAGGATCGTTATATAAGAAGTGAAACGCGGACCGGCGGCGTAAAGGggaggagtggaggaagTGATATAAATAATATCAAGCGGGTATCAAGAGGTATGAAGTGAGTGGGTAAGCTTAGTACCCCGGGACTCTTTGCGTATAAACTTGAGGAGCTCGAGATCCGCCTGCAGTCCACCCATGTGTGTAAGTATAGGTAGGAAATCGAAGATCCGAATGTGTTGGTCCACGATAACACGACATCCAATCGTACGGGTATGTGGTGTCCCGCGCGATTTTCCGTCCTTGTGGAATAAGAAATGAATGGGTGGTGAAGACTGAAGGGggcatgttgatgttgagctgACCAGTGAGAGCTCTTGTGTGTGGTTCGTCAGCCGGACGAGGTGGAATGatttttccccttcttcaaccctcCTTCAACCCGAGTCCCAACACCGCTACCAGACTTCTGGAAACTGGATGCCATCTTCTTTTGCAATCTTCCAGAAACGGAGTGCTGCAATCTCTTGGAACGCTCAGTATCCTCGAGCATCGTCAGGTCCCCGTATGATGGTGGACTGGTTCGTAGCTGAACCCCACTGATTCAACTTGAGGCTTGCGCGAACTGATGGGTCGGGAGGGGCCGAATGTAAGGTCCCGAAGTATAGACATCCACAACCACATGCCAAGAATAGGTTCGTCACCGACTTGGACGGTATTTGGGGAGGCGGGTGTTGACTTTTTTGACTTTTGTGGTTTGGAAAGTTGCCGAGAGAGATTGGGACTTACCAGGTGGATACGCTTTTCAGGaggtcttcgtcgtctttaACTTGGCCGTGGTCTCAAGATGCGAAGAGCGCGAGattgtgttgttgatatcGGATTGAGAAGGGCAAAGAGGGCAATGGATCAAAACAGAACTTCAAGAACAATATATCGTCGAGGACTGCAGCTGCCCGTCTCGAGGGGGGATACCCGCCGGCTTTTGTAGATAAACTCTAGATTTCCCCATGTTTTCGAACTGGAAAGCCAACCCCTGCTTGTTTGATCTTGTCTCGATCTCGTCCGGATTCTTGGCCAGGATAAGAAAGTGTTTGCTCAACAAAATGCTAGGAAGGCGCTTTCTGTCTTCAGCATTTGTCACGGTGCAAGGCCGAGTGGGAGGGAGTTGAGATGCAAGATGTCAAGGTTGGTCAGAGCGTGGACTACCGTAACCAAACTTTGGGAGGCACCACCCACGCACCCCCCAGCCAGCCACTGTGAACCGCGCCTGTCTCGGCTGAGGTGCGAACTGTGAACTCACTGTGAACCCCTCTCACACAGCACCGGCGCCGGAAAGATCGGGTGGGGGGATGGCCGGTGAACCAAGCAAGCAGAACAAACTGCTCTCGCAACTCCTGGAATCATCATGGGTGCCCTGGTTCCATATCAAATGCATCCACACACACATCCGAACCAGAGGGACACGGGGGGCGCGAGGGAGGATTGTCAGTGGGTGGTAACAGCACAGCTGTCTCGGCTGTCAGAAGATTATGATGAAGAAAGCATTGTTTTGTGGTCATGTGCCGCCGCGTAGGGCTAAACTCTGAGATGCTTCAGCCAAGGCTATATCCCAGATGCTTTGCGCAGAAACTTTCTGATAGCTTCGAATCCATCATGGATCACCCATTGGCCTCAAAATGGCAGATAAGCTTCAAGCTTCCCCAAATGCCATCAGTGGATCTGGTTCGCCGTCAACAGCCGGATCCCCGGTAATCTgtcacaacaacaaggggGGCAGCCCTGACGATCGTTCACTAGCGCCGGTTCGCATTGATTCTGTGACTTACTTGTCCAAGGTtgacaacaaccacacatTCGACAAAGGGGCACGGAACCATGACGAGCGATGACAAGGAATTCAAGTGCCGAGCAATATGATCTTTATTTTCTATGATATTATCATAGTCGTTGGGCCAAGGACAGACAAGGGGGCCGGATGTCCAATGTCCGAAGCGACCGAACCCAACTGTCAAAACCATCCAAGACCATCATTAAAAGTGATGGCATGTAGCACTACTTTCATGCACCAAAAGTCCCGAGAGCAAAGAGGACAAAGGCGTTTGGTAATAGTAGGGCGAAATGTTTATCTTGGCACGATAATATCCTTCAACACATGAGCGTAGGTATATGAGCCCAATGTTGTACACACTAATGCCGTTCAAGTTCACGATGGGGGAGTGTTCACACCATGGAAAAGGGGTGAAATGGGATCCGGAATCCATGGATAACTGACCTCGGGggaagggagatggaggactTCATCACACTGGAAGAAAAGCAGAAACTGGGTATCATTTGTTATTCACAACGTCGTAAAGCAACCTTGGGGACATCTGCTACGGCGGAAGTAGGCAGTTCATTTGACCCTGATCTGATTTTGGTATGTCCAATACGCCAACCGGTAGTGTAAACGCCTGGTCCCAACCGTAGTCGATCACACCATTAGGTCAAATTTAGACCTTGATGGCGTTCTCGAGAGCCTTCTTGCGCTTGGCAATCTTCATCTGGGACTTGATGCCCATGATGCCACCACCCCACTGGCGGCGAGCCTGCTCGTTCTTCTCGACGTAGccctccttgatggcggagacgagcttggcgagctcgtTCTTGTCCTCAGTGCGGACCTCGGTGAGAGCGAGGACGGCAGCGGTCTGGTAGAAGACATGTTAGTTCACTGTGTACAGACATCTTCCAGATGTGGGATGTTTCATACCTTCTTGTGGACGACAGTGCCGAGACGagccttgcccttgatgaTGGCATAGGGAATGCCCATCTTGCGGCAgagagcgggaaggaagacAACGAGCTCGATGGGGTCGACATCGTTagggatgaggacgagggaagCCTTCTTGTTCTCAATGAGGCCAACAACGTGGTTGAGACCGTACTTGACAACGTAGGGCTTCTTGGAgacatcctccttcttcttgccctccttgatggcggtagCCTCCTGGAGGAGacgctccttcttctcggtctTGGTCTCAGGGCGGTActtgttgaggagcttgAAGGCCTGGGCAG
Proteins encoded in this window:
- a CDS encoding 60S ribosomal protein eL8, which produces MPQKSGKKAAPAPFPQGKAGSKKAPKNPLIEKRPRNFGIGQAIQPARNLSRMVKWPEYVRLQRQKKILNMRLKVPPAIAQFQQVLDKNTAAQAFKLLNKYRPETKTEKKERLLQEATAIKEGKKKEDVSKKPYVVKYGLNHVVGLIENKKASLVLIPNDVDPIELVVFLPALCRKMGIPYAIIKGKARLGTVVHKKTAAVLALTEVRTEDKNELAKLVSAIKEGYVEKNEQARRQWGGGIMGIKSQMKIAKRKKALENAIKV